Proteins encoded within one genomic window of Bacillus thuringiensis:
- a CDS encoding ABC transporter permease, protein MNRLKELLPALTLSSILLVMWEIGARIVDEMYILPSPSAIVMKIWKLKDILFTVHLPATLYVVLIGVAISIVLGVGLAILMNASNWMERAFYPLLVASQTIPITALAPLFVLWFGYTIWSKVVVTVLITFFPIAVNTYDGLRSTKKEWEELLVTYGATKKDVFLKLKLPSALPYFFSALKIAVPLSVIGAAIGEWLGAQAGLGYFSKRMMTQLDGAGVFAPIVLLSLLAIFFVILISVLEKKFISWRKHS, encoded by the coding sequence ATGAACCGGTTGAAGGAACTTTTACCTGCCCTTACACTGTCTAGTATTTTACTTGTCATGTGGGAAATAGGCGCAAGAATTGTAGATGAGATGTACATTTTACCGTCACCATCTGCAATTGTAATGAAAATATGGAAACTAAAAGATATATTATTTACGGTTCATTTGCCGGCAACATTATATGTCGTTTTAATAGGGGTGGCTATTTCTATCGTACTTGGGGTAGGGCTAGCGATATTAATGAATGCGAGTAATTGGATGGAGAGAGCATTTTATCCATTATTAGTGGCTTCACAAACAATTCCTATTACCGCGCTTGCTCCACTTTTCGTTTTATGGTTTGGATATACCATCTGGAGTAAGGTTGTTGTCACGGTTTTAATTACGTTTTTCCCAATTGCGGTCAATACGTATGATGGACTGCGCAGTACGAAAAAAGAATGGGAAGAGCTTTTAGTTACGTACGGGGCAACGAAAAAGGATGTTTTTCTTAAATTAAAATTGCCGTCTGCTCTTCCTTATTTTTTCTCAGCTTTAAAAATTGCAGTACCGCTTAGTGTAATTGGGGCAGCTATAGGTGAATGGCTCGGTGCACAAGCGGGGCTAGGATATTTCAGTAAGAGAATGATGACGCAGTTAGACGGAGCAGGTGTATTTGCCCCTATTGTATTGTTATCATTATTAGCTATTTTCTTCGTCATACTTATTTCGGTATTAGAAAAGAAATTCATTAGTTGGAGGAAGCATTCATGA
- a CDS encoding ABC transporter substrate-binding protein: MKFLKRIFVFTLLVAMITGCSSNSASDKSKKEKEITVMLDWYPNAVHSFIYAAIEKGYFKEEGVKVNIKFPSNPTDPLTLAAAGKVTVGLYYQPDVVMAKANEQIPVKSIGAVVRSPLNHVVSLKSAGIQSPKDLEGKTVGYSGTPLSEMYLKTMVKEAGGNPDTVKVVDVGFDLVPALITKKVDAVTGAYINHEVPVMRHEGHEPAYFNPADYGVPNYHELVFVTGDKTLKKDKEALQAFLRGTKKGYDFMKKNPDEALNILLNHQEKENFPLVPEVEKESMKILLEKMETKDEPFLSDSKESWEKQNKWLKDKGMTKEIVPADELFENILK; the protein is encoded by the coding sequence ATGAAATTTTTAAAACGCATCTTTGTATTTACATTATTAGTTGCAATGATTACTGGATGTTCTAGTAATTCAGCATCAGATAAGAGTAAAAAAGAAAAAGAAATAACGGTCATGCTTGATTGGTACCCAAATGCGGTACATAGCTTTATTTATGCAGCGATTGAAAAAGGTTACTTTAAAGAAGAAGGAGTAAAGGTGAATATTAAATTCCCTTCCAATCCGACTGACCCATTAACGTTAGCAGCTGCAGGAAAAGTAACAGTGGGCTTATATTATCAGCCGGATGTTGTCATGGCAAAAGCAAATGAACAAATTCCAGTGAAATCAATTGGAGCTGTTGTACGTTCACCATTAAATCATGTTGTATCGCTGAAATCAGCAGGCATTCAATCGCCAAAAGATTTAGAGGGGAAAACAGTTGGCTATTCGGGAACACCTTTAAGTGAGATGTATTTAAAAACGATGGTAAAAGAAGCTGGTGGTAATCCAGATACAGTGAAAGTAGTCGATGTTGGCTTTGATTTAGTACCGGCATTAATTACGAAAAAAGTGGATGCGGTAACAGGGGCATATATTAACCATGAAGTACCTGTTATGCGTCATGAAGGTCATGAACCAGCGTACTTTAATCCAGCTGATTACGGTGTACCGAATTATCATGAGCTTGTATTTGTAACAGGTGATAAAACGTTGAAAAAAGATAAAGAAGCATTACAAGCCTTCTTACGTGGTACGAAAAAAGGCTATGATTTCATGAAGAAAAATCCAGATGAAGCATTAAATATTTTATTAAACCATCAAGAAAAAGAAAACTTCCCGCTTGTACCAGAAGTTGAAAAAGAAAGCATGAAAATTTTATTAGAGAAGATGGAAACGAAAGATGAGCCATTCTTATCGGATTCAAAAGAGTCATGGGAGAAACAAAATAAATGGTTGAAAGATAAAGGGATGACGAAAGAAATCGTTCCGGCCGATGAGCTATTCGAAAATATTTTAAAGTAG
- the tenI gene encoding thiazole tautomerase TenI codes for MKNELHVISNGHMSFEELVNVAMQIESEIDYLHIREREKSTKELYEGVESLLKKGFPASKIVINDRIDIAILLNIPRVQLGYRSANVRSVKEKFSYLHVGYSVHSLEEAIDAFKNGADSLVYGHVFPTDCKKGVPARGLEEISDIAKCLSIPIIAIGGITTENTGDVLTNCVSGIAVMSGIISSSNPYSKAKSYKESIRKWAEKHV; via the coding sequence ATGAAAAATGAGCTTCATGTAATCTCAAATGGTCACATGTCATTCGAAGAGCTAGTGAATGTAGCAATGCAAATTGAGAGTGAAATTGATTATTTGCATATTCGTGAGCGTGAGAAAAGTACGAAGGAATTGTATGAAGGTGTGGAAAGTCTTTTGAAGAAAGGCTTTCCGGCATCAAAAATAGTGATAAATGATCGAATTGATATCGCTATTTTGTTAAACATTCCACGCGTGCAGCTAGGATATCGAAGCGCAAATGTAAGGTCAGTGAAAGAAAAGTTTTCTTATTTGCATGTCGGCTATTCTGTACATTCTTTAGAAGAGGCGATCGATGCATTTAAGAATGGAGCGGATTCACTCGTCTATGGTCATGTATTTCCGACAGATTGTAAAAAAGGTGTACCAGCGAGAGGGCTTGAAGAAATTTCAGACATTGCAAAGTGTTTATCCATACCAATTATAGCAATTGGAGGAATCACCACGGAAAACACAGGGGATGTTCTGACTAACTGTGTCAGTGGTATTGCTGTTATGTCTGGGATTATAAGTAGTAGTAACCCGTATAGCAAAGCGAAATCTTATAAGGAATCAATAAGAAAGTGGGCGGAAAAACATGTGTAA
- the thiO gene encoding glycine oxidase ThiO, which produces MCKKYGVAIIGGGVIGSSVAHFLAERGHKVAIVEKQQIASEASKAAAGLLGVQAEWDAYDPLFELARESRAIFPQLAEVLREKTGIDIGYEEKGIYRIAQNEDEKERILHIMDWQQKTGEDSYFLTGDRLREKEPFLSESIIGAVYYPKDGHVIAPELTKAFAHSASFSGADIYEQTEVFDIRIENKKVTGIVTSEGIIACEKVVIAGGSWSTKLLAHFHREWGTYPVKGEVVAVRSRKPLLNAPIFQERFYIAPKRGGRYVIGATMKPHTFNKTVQPESITSILERAYTILPALKEAEWESAWAGLRPQSNHEAPYMGEHEEIKGLYACTGHYRNGILLSPVSGQYMADLIEGKQENHLLDSLLSKTV; this is translated from the coding sequence ATGTGTAAGAAGTATGGTGTAGCGATAATTGGCGGAGGTGTAATTGGTAGTTCAGTTGCACATTTTCTAGCAGAACGAGGGCATAAAGTAGCGATTGTAGAGAAGCAACAGATTGCATCTGAAGCCTCGAAAGCAGCTGCTGGTTTACTTGGGGTTCAGGCAGAATGGGATGCATATGACCCACTATTTGAACTTGCTAGAGAAAGCCGGGCTATATTTCCACAACTTGCAGAAGTTTTACGTGAAAAAACAGGCATCGATATTGGGTATGAAGAAAAAGGAATTTATCGTATTGCCCAAAATGAAGATGAGAAGGAAAGAATTCTTCACATTATGGATTGGCAGCAGAAAACAGGTGAAGACTCTTATTTTCTAACAGGAGATCGTTTACGAGAGAAAGAGCCATTTCTATCTGAGTCAATTATAGGTGCTGTATATTATCCGAAAGACGGTCATGTTATTGCACCAGAGCTTACGAAAGCCTTCGCACATTCCGCATCATTTTCGGGTGCTGATATATATGAACAGACAGAAGTGTTTGATATTCGTATTGAAAATAAGAAAGTGACTGGGATCGTTACAAGCGAAGGTATTATCGCGTGCGAGAAGGTTGTGATTGCGGGTGGTTCATGGAGCACGAAGCTACTAGCACATTTTCACCGCGAATGGGGTACATATCCAGTTAAAGGAGAAGTAGTAGCGGTAAGAAGTAGAAAACCACTTTTAAATGCGCCTATTTTCCAAGAAAGATTTTACATTGCACCAAAGCGCGGCGGACGTTACGTAATTGGAGCAACGATGAAGCCGCATACGTTTAATAAAACTGTGCAACCAGAAAGTATTACTTCTATATTAGAGCGTGCGTATACAATATTGCCAGCTTTAAAAGAAGCAGAATGGGAAAGTGCATGGGCAGGATTAAGACCACAATCGAATCATGAAGCTCCTTATATGGGAGAGCATGAAGAAATAAAAGGTTTATATGCTTGCACGGGCCATTATCGAAATGGCATTTTATTAAGTCCTGTTTCTGGTCAATATATGGCTGATTTAATAGAAGGAAAGCAGGAGAATCACTTGCTAGATTCATTGCTTTCTAAAACAGTTTAG
- the thiS gene encoding sulfur carrier protein ThiS: MNLKINGNQIEVPESVKTIAELLTHLELDNRIVVVERNKDILQKDDHTDTSVFDGDQIEIVTFVGGG; the protein is encoded by the coding sequence TTGAATTTAAAAATTAATGGTAATCAAATTGAAGTGCCAGAGAGTGTGAAAACAATAGCTGAGCTACTTACACATTTAGAGTTAGATAACAGAATTGTTGTAGTAGAGCGTAATAAAGATATTTTACAAAAAGATGATCATACAGATACATCTGTTTTTGATGGAGACCAAATTGAGATTGTAACTTTCGTAGGAGGCGGTTGA
- the thiG gene encoding thiazole synthase, whose translation MLNIGPFSFHSRLLLGTGKFPDFDVQQKAIDVSEAEVLTFAVRRMDIFDAKQPNLLEKLDVKKYTLLPNTAGAKNAEEAVRIAKLAKASGLCDMIKVEVIGDDRTLLPDPVETLKASEMLLEEGFIVLPYTSDDVVLARKLQELGVHAIMPGASPIGSGLGIVNPLNLSFIIEQATVPVIVDAGIGSPADAAFAMELGADGVLLNTAVSGAKDPIKMAQAMKLSIEAGRLGFEAGRIARKRCATASSPLEGMSVVE comes from the coding sequence ATGTTAAACATTGGACCATTTTCATTTCATTCTAGACTTTTATTAGGAACAGGAAAATTCCCTGATTTTGATGTACAGCAAAAGGCAATTGATGTATCTGAGGCTGAGGTTTTAACGTTCGCAGTACGTCGTATGGATATATTTGATGCAAAGCAGCCTAATTTATTAGAGAAACTTGATGTGAAAAAATATACGTTATTACCGAATACAGCCGGAGCCAAAAATGCTGAAGAGGCTGTTCGTATTGCAAAATTAGCAAAAGCTTCAGGACTTTGTGACATGATCAAAGTTGAAGTTATTGGTGATGATAGAACGTTATTACCTGATCCAGTAGAAACGTTAAAGGCATCTGAAATGTTACTAGAAGAAGGGTTTATCGTACTTCCGTACACATCTGATGACGTTGTACTAGCACGTAAGTTACAAGAACTAGGCGTGCATGCAATTATGCCAGGAGCATCACCAATCGGTTCAGGGCTTGGTATTGTAAATCCTTTAAATCTAAGCTTCATTATTGAACAAGCGACAGTACCAGTTATCGTTGACGCTGGTATCGGTAGCCCGGCTGATGCGGCATTTGCGATGGAATTAGGAGCAGATGGCGTGTTATTAAATACAGCTGTTTCAGGGGCAAAAGATCCTATTAAAATGGCACAAGCAATGAAATTAAGTATTGAAGCAGGTCGTTTAGGATTTGAAGCAGGTCGTATTGCACGCAAACGTTGTGCAACGGCAAGTAGTCCTTTAGAAGGAATGAGCGTAGTTGAATAA
- the thiF gene encoding thiazole biosynthesis adenylyltransferase ThiF, whose product MNNRYSRQELFSPIGEEGQQKIREKHVLIIGAGALGSANAEMFVRAGVGTVTIVDRDYVDWSNLQRQQLYAESDVENNLPKAVAAKKRLEEINSEVRVEALVQDVTAEELEELVTDVDVMIDATDNFETRFIVNDIAQKYAIPWIYGACVGSYGLSYTILPSKTPCLSCLLQSIPLGGATCDTAGIISPAVSLVVSHQVTEALKLLVEDYESLRDGLVSFDVWKNEYSCMNVQKLRKHNCPSCGKNALYPYLNKENTSKTAVLCGRNTVQIRPPHKGEMDFEQYKGLLEGRVTDLNVNPYLLSFSVEEKRLVAFKDGRVLVHGTKDISEAKTIYHRYFG is encoded by the coding sequence TTGAATAATCGATATTCTCGCCAAGAATTATTTTCTCCGATTGGGGAAGAAGGCCAACAAAAAATAAGAGAAAAGCATGTACTCATTATCGGCGCAGGTGCATTAGGTAGTGCAAATGCAGAAATGTTTGTAAGAGCAGGTGTTGGCACAGTAACGATTGTTGACCGGGATTATGTCGATTGGAGTAATTTACAAAGGCAGCAATTGTACGCAGAGAGTGATGTGGAAAATAATCTTCCGAAGGCTGTAGCAGCAAAGAAGCGTCTGGAAGAGATTAATAGTGAAGTAAGAGTAGAAGCGCTCGTTCAAGATGTGACAGCTGAGGAATTAGAAGAGCTTGTTACAGATGTTGATGTAATGATTGATGCAACTGATAATTTCGAAACACGTTTTATTGTGAATGATATAGCACAAAAATATGCTATTCCATGGATTTACGGAGCATGTGTAGGGAGTTACGGCCTTTCCTACACAATTCTTCCTAGTAAAACGCCATGTTTATCATGTTTATTACAATCGATTCCGCTTGGCGGTGCGACATGTGATACAGCGGGCATTATATCGCCTGCTGTATCTCTCGTCGTTTCTCATCAAGTTACGGAAGCTCTTAAATTGTTAGTGGAAGATTACGAATCACTTCGGGATGGTCTTGTGTCGTTTGATGTATGGAAGAATGAATATTCATGTATGAATGTGCAAAAGCTTCGTAAACACAATTGTCCTTCGTGCGGAAAGAATGCATTATATCCGTATTTAAATAAAGAAAACACATCGAAAACAGCGGTTTTATGCGGGAGAAATACAGTTCAAATTAGACCACCTCATAAAGGGGAAATGGATTTTGAACAATATAAGGGGCTGCTGGAAGGTCGCGTTACGGATTTAAATGTAAATCCATATTTACTATCATTTTCTGTTGAAGAAAAGAGATTAGTTGCTTTTAAAGATGGTCGTGTACTTGTACATGGAACGAAAGATATAAGCGAAGCAAAGACGATTTATCATCGCTATTTTGGTTAG
- the thiD gene encoding bifunctional hydroxymethylpyrimidine kinase/phosphomethylpyrimidine kinase, which translates to MSGMKVNKALTIAGSDSGGGAGIQADLKTFQELGVYGMTAITAITAQNTLGVQGVYPVPLEGITEQLNSIGTDLTPDAVKLGMLFSSEIIQIVAEHINKFGWNNIVLDPVMIAKGGASLLQQEAVQALKEYLLPVATVITPNVPEAEVLTGTEIHNVEDSKEAAKILHELGAKYVLMKGGHAEYQGNEVIDLLFDGEEFIEFRSERIPSKQTHGSGCTFASAVTAGLAKGYSIEEAVQEAKRFISIAIEDALNIGSGHGPTNHFAYKVNKIRV; encoded by the coding sequence ATGAGTGGGATGAAAGTGAATAAAGCTTTAACAATTGCAGGATCTGATAGCGGAGGCGGTGCTGGCATTCAAGCGGATTTAAAAACATTTCAAGAGCTTGGTGTGTATGGGATGACGGCTATTACGGCAATTACTGCTCAAAACACGCTTGGCGTTCAAGGGGTATATCCTGTCCCATTAGAAGGTATTACGGAACAGTTGAATTCAATTGGTACGGATTTAACACCAGATGCTGTGAAACTAGGAATGTTATTTAGTAGCGAAATTATTCAAATTGTAGCAGAACATATTAATAAATTTGGCTGGAATAATATTGTACTAGACCCTGTTATGATTGCTAAGGGCGGTGCATCATTATTACAACAAGAAGCAGTACAAGCATTAAAAGAATATTTATTACCAGTAGCAACGGTTATAACACCGAATGTTCCTGAGGCAGAAGTGTTAACTGGGACGGAGATTCATAATGTTGAAGATAGTAAAGAAGCTGCGAAAATACTGCATGAATTAGGTGCGAAATACGTGCTTATGAAGGGCGGACATGCAGAGTATCAAGGTAATGAAGTAATTGATTTACTTTTTGATGGAGAAGAGTTTATCGAATTTAGAAGTGAGCGAATTCCTTCAAAGCAAACGCATGGAAGTGGCTGTACATTTGCGTCAGCAGTTACAGCAGGACTTGCAAAAGGCTACTCGATTGAAGAGGCAGTACAAGAAGCAAAACGATTTATTAGTATAGCAATTGAAGATGCGCTGAATATTGGAAGTGGTCATGGACCGACGAATCATTTTGCATATAAAGTGAATAAAATACGTGTGTAA